A single Sphingomonas sp. IW22 DNA region contains:
- the murJ gene encoding murein biosynthesis integral membrane protein MurJ, giving the protein MNLVRALGSVGGLTLASRILALGRDTLQAAFVGAGFASDAFLVAFRLPNMFRAFFAEGAFNAAFTPLFNKKVGADHDYPAAFDFAERALAVLFPILVVFTAAMLIAAEPITWALSGGFDNPTAAQFAFAVTLSRITIPYLALMSLVSLLGGILTSLERFWVNAAAPVLLNIAMIVALVFFHGDNPYETARAQAVAVTAGGALQLGWLIIACRGAGVKLRLRMPRIDNDLRELGRLVLPAAIGAGATQINLLVSTALAGGLLDAGSISYIYYADRLNQLPLGMIGIGLGTILLPTLSRLLAAKDDAAAMATQNRGIELALFLTLPATVAFLVVAEPIVRGLFQHGAFTAEDAARCAMALAAFSIGLPAYVLIKVLAPAFYARGDTKTPARFAMIAVAVNLVGNLILIPTIAHVGPPLATALAALVNVGLLAGTLMKRGHFAIDARLRRRLPRLALAAVAMGAALLGLAPLLDPWLSGPVIHRAGALIALVAGGGLVYAVACFATGAYRPADLKALRRTKTN; this is encoded by the coding sequence ATGAACCTTGTCCGCGCGCTGGGGTCGGTCGGCGGACTGACCCTGGCCAGCCGCATCCTGGCGCTGGGCCGCGATACGTTGCAGGCGGCGTTCGTCGGCGCGGGCTTTGCGTCCGACGCCTTCCTCGTCGCCTTTCGCCTGCCCAACATGTTCCGCGCCTTTTTTGCCGAAGGCGCATTCAACGCCGCCTTCACCCCGCTGTTCAACAAGAAGGTCGGCGCGGATCACGACTATCCTGCCGCGTTCGATTTTGCCGAACGCGCGCTGGCGGTGCTGTTCCCGATCCTGGTCGTGTTCACCGCCGCCATGCTGATCGCGGCGGAGCCGATCACCTGGGCGCTGTCGGGCGGCTTCGACAATCCGACAGCTGCGCAATTCGCCTTCGCGGTCACCCTGTCGCGCATCACCATCCCCTATCTGGCGCTGATGTCGCTGGTGTCGCTGCTGGGCGGCATCCTGACTTCGCTCGAGCGGTTCTGGGTCAATGCCGCGGCGCCGGTGCTGCTGAACATCGCGATGATCGTGGCACTGGTCTTTTTCCACGGCGACAACCCCTATGAAACCGCACGCGCTCAAGCGGTGGCGGTGACGGCGGGCGGCGCGTTGCAGCTGGGCTGGCTGATCATCGCGTGCCGGGGCGCGGGGGTGAAGTTGCGGCTTCGGATGCCGCGCATCGACAATGACCTGCGCGAACTGGGACGGCTGGTGCTGCCCGCCGCGATCGGCGCGGGTGCGACGCAGATCAACCTGCTGGTGTCCACCGCGCTGGCGGGCGGGCTGCTGGATGCGGGGTCGATCAGCTATATCTATTATGCCGACCGGCTGAACCAGTTGCCGCTGGGGATGATCGGCATCGGCCTTGGCACCATCCTGCTTCCCACCCTGTCGCGGCTGCTGGCGGCGAAGGATGATGCGGCGGCGATGGCGACGCAGAATCGCGGCATTGAACTCGCGCTGTTCCTGACGCTGCCCGCGACGGTTGCCTTTCTGGTCGTCGCCGAACCGATCGTGCGCGGCCTGTTCCAGCACGGGGCCTTTACCGCCGAGGATGCCGCGCGCTGCGCGATGGCGCTGGCGGCGTTTTCGATCGGGCTTCCCGCCTATGTGCTGATCAAGGTGCTGGCCCCCGCCTTTTACGCGCGCGGCGACACGAAAACGCCCGCCCGTTTTGCGATGATCGCGGTGGCGGTGAACCTGGTCGGCAATCTGATCCTGATCCCCACCATCGCCCATGTCGGCCCGCCGCTGGCGACCGCGCTGGCGGCGCTGGTCAATGTGGGGTTGCTCGCAGGCACATTGATGAAGCGCGGGCATTTCGCCATCGACGCGCGGTTGCGGCGGCGCCTGCCCCGGCTGGCGCTGGCGGCGGTGGCGATGGGGGCCGCGCTGTTGGGGCTGGCGCCGCTGCTCGACCCGTGGCTGAGCGGCCCGGTCATCCACCGGGCAGGCGCGCTCATCGCGCTGGTCGCGGGCGGCGGGCTGGTCTATGCGGTCGCCTGTTTCGCGACGGGCGCCTATCGCCCCGCCGATCTCAAGGCGCTTCGGCGCACCAAAACGAATTAA
- the trpS gene encoding tryptophan--tRNA ligase, with product MRIVSGIQTTGNLHLGNYLGAIRQWVAMQDTLQPGDDCLFFLADLHALTVHQDPKALAAATIELAATLMAAGIDTDRSILFNQARVPAHSELSWILGGTARVGWLNRMTQWKDKAGKNREGASVGLFTYPVLQAADVLVYQATHVPVGEDQKQHLELARDIATKFNTDFGVELFPLPEPIIPAEAPRIMSLRDGSAKMSKSDPSDMSRINLIDDDDAIASKIRKAKTDPEPLPDTMDALADRAEARNLVTIYAALDGRTRDAVLSEFAGQGFGAFKPRLADLAVAKLGPIRDRLTRLLDDRAEVAARLRKGADKAQALAAPTLRAAQDAVGLQVD from the coding sequence ATGCGTATCGTCTCCGGCATCCAGACCACCGGCAACCTGCACCTGGGCAACTATCTGGGCGCGATCCGGCAATGGGTGGCGATGCAGGACACGTTGCAGCCGGGCGACGATTGCCTGTTCTTCCTGGCCGACCTGCACGCGCTGACGGTGCATCAGGATCCCAAGGCACTGGCGGCCGCCACGATCGAGCTGGCGGCGACGCTGATGGCGGCGGGCATCGACACCGACCGGTCGATCCTGTTCAACCAGGCGCGCGTCCCCGCTCATTCGGAACTCAGCTGGATCCTGGGCGGCACGGCGCGCGTCGGCTGGCTGAACCGCATGACCCAGTGGAAGGACAAGGCGGGCAAGAACCGGGAGGGCGCGAGCGTCGGCCTGTTCACCTATCCCGTGCTTCAGGCCGCCGACGTGCTGGTCTATCAGGCGACGCACGTGCCGGTGGGTGAGGACCAGAAGCAGCATCTGGAGCTGGCGCGCGACATCGCGACCAAGTTCAACACCGATTTCGGCGTCGAGCTGTTCCCGCTGCCCGAACCGATTATCCCGGCGGAAGCGCCCAGAATCATGAGCCTGCGCGACGGATCGGCCAAGATGTCGAAGTCCGATCCCAGCGACATGAGCCGAATCAACCTGATCGACGATGACGACGCCATCGCGTCCAAGATCCGCAAGGCCAAGACCGATCCCGAACCCCTGCCCGACACGATGGACGCGCTGGCCGACCGGGCAGAGGCGCGCAATCTGGTCACCATCTATGCCGCACTGGACGGTCGCACGCGCGACGCGGTGCTGAGCGAGTTTGCGGGCCAGGGCTTTGGCGCGTTCAAGCCGCGCCTTGCCGATCTGGCCGTGGCAAAGCTCGGTCCGATTCGCGACCGGCTGACCCGTCTGCTGGACGACCGTGCCGAAGTCGCCGCCCGGCTTCGCAAGGGCGCGGACAAGGCACAGGCACTCGCCGCACCCACCCTGCGCGCGGCGCAGGATGCGGTGGGATTGCAGGTCGACTGA
- the ccmD gene encoding heme exporter protein CcmD — MNQWAFVWAAYGVTALATVGILGHSWWSMRRAERAAEALRRK, encoded by the coding sequence ATGAACCAATGGGCATTTGTCTGGGCGGCGTACGGCGTCACCGCGCTGGCGACGGTGGGCATCCTTGGCCATAGCTGGTGGTCGATGCGCCGGGCCGAACGCGCGGCAGAGGCGCTGCGCCGCAAATGA
- the dapE gene encoding succinyl-diaminopimelate desuccinylase, translating into MNDIAATLPQPAALTKALIAAESVTPARGIVFDVLEAMLIPLGFAVDRFVVGEAPDGPVENMLAVRGSGGPHFAFAGHVDVVPAGSGWSAGPFDPVVRGDMLYGRGAVDMKGAIGAFVAAAATIQPRGTLSLIITGDEEGPAVYGTRALIDRMAARDLKPDLCLVGEPTSVNRLGDMIKIGRRGSVNIWIDVPGRQGHVAYPHLADNPIPRLIAALSEIDGIVLDEGTDWFQPSNIEVTDLHVGNGATNIIPAMASARLSIRFNDMHRGAELGARIAGVVHRHAPEATVRPVVSGEAFLTEPGAFSTMIGDAIEAATGLRPELSTSGGTSDARFLSRLCPVVEFGLLNATMHKGDEAVAIADLIKLAEIYRDIIRRALA; encoded by the coding sequence ATGAATGATATCGCTGCCACCCTGCCCCAGCCCGCCGCGTTGACCAAGGCCCTGATTGCCGCCGAAAGCGTGACGCCCGCGCGCGGGATCGTGTTCGACGTGCTGGAGGCGATGCTGATCCCGCTGGGCTTTGCTGTCGACCGCTTCGTGGTCGGCGAAGCACCTGACGGGCCGGTCGAGAACATGCTGGCGGTGCGCGGATCGGGCGGACCGCACTTCGCCTTTGCCGGGCATGTCGATGTCGTGCCCGCCGGCAGCGGGTGGAGCGCGGGGCCGTTCGACCCGGTGGTCCGCGGCGACATGCTGTACGGGCGCGGCGCGGTCGACATGAAGGGTGCGATCGGCGCGTTCGTGGCCGCCGCCGCCACCATCCAGCCGCGCGGCACGCTGAGCCTGATCATCACCGGCGATGAGGAAGGCCCGGCGGTTTACGGCACCCGTGCGCTGATCGACCGGATGGCGGCGCGCGACCTGAAGCCCGACCTGTGCCTGGTGGGGGAGCCGACATCGGTCAACCGGCTGGGCGACATGATCAAGATCGGGCGGCGCGGGTCAGTCAATATCTGGATCGACGTGCCGGGGCGGCAGGGGCATGTCGCCTATCCCCATCTGGCCGATAACCCGATCCCCCGGTTGATTGCCGCGCTGTCGGAAATCGACGGCATCGTTCTGGATGAAGGGACCGACTGGTTTCAACCGTCGAATATCGAGGTCACCGACCTGCATGTCGGCAATGGCGCGACCAACATCATCCCCGCCATGGCATCGGCGCGGCTGAGCATTCGCTTCAACGACATGCATCGCGGGGCGGAACTCGGCGCGCGGATTGCGGGCGTGGTGCACCGCCATGCCCCCGAAGCAACCGTGCGGCCCGTGGTGTCGGGGGAAGCGTTCCTGACCGAACCCGGCGCCTTTTCAACGATGATCGGCGATGCGATCGAAGCAGCAACCGGCCTGCGCCCCGAATTGTCGACCAGCGGCGGTACATCCGACGCGCGTTTCCTCTCACGGCTGTGCCCGGTGGTGGAGTTCGGCCTGCTGAACGCGACGATGCACAAGGGGGACGAGGCAGTGGCGATTGCCGATCTGATCAAGCTCGCCGAAATCTATCGCGACATCATCCGCCGCGCGCTCGCCTGA
- a CDS encoding DUF421 domain-containing protein — translation MIFDNWTGLIRVLVLAPLAYGALVLLLRVSGKRTLAKLNAFDLVVTVALGSTLATITLTGNVALVEGVLGLILLIGLQYLIATASVRWRSVERWVKAEPRLLLSDGTFDERAMREERITRDELLASVRSSGLGDLSLVAAVVLETDGSLSVVSRDKAGSRNALPGNQRHPQ, via the coding sequence ATGATCTTCGACAATTGGACCGGGCTGATCCGCGTTCTGGTGCTGGCACCGCTGGCCTATGGGGCGCTGGTCCTGTTGTTGCGGGTCAGCGGCAAGCGCACATTGGCGAAACTCAACGCCTTTGACCTGGTCGTCACCGTCGCACTGGGTTCGACGCTGGCGACGATCACCCTGACCGGCAATGTCGCTTTGGTCGAAGGCGTGCTGGGCCTGATCCTGTTGATCGGCCTGCAATATCTGATCGCAACCGCGTCGGTCCGGTGGCGCAGCGTCGAGCGCTGGGTCAAGGCGGAACCACGCCTGTTGCTGAGCGACGGCACTTTCGACGAACGGGCGATGCGCGAAGAGCGAATCACCCGCGACGAGTTGCTGGCGTCGGTGCGATCAAGCGGACTGGGCGATTTGTCGCTGGTGGCGGCGGTGGTGCTGGAGACCGACGGCTCGCTCAGCGTCGTTTCGCGGGACAAGGCTGGATCACGAAACGCGCTGCCCGGCAATCAGCGGCACCCTCAGTGA
- a CDS encoding glutathione S-transferase family protein, with translation MLKLILGNKAYSSWSLRGWLAAKHSGLPFEEVVVPLYDAEWEARREGDEFAPSSGKVPILWDGDDVVVWDSLAIIEFFNEKTGDDRYWPTNPAARAMARSMAAEMHSSYAALRRKHPMNVRQVYEASRPDDDVLIDLTRIMELWAQARARFGGDGDFLFGQWSAVDMMFAPVVTRIITYSLPVARFATGYIEAVIAHPHMQDWIAGAQEEDWVLEQYEREPLSA, from the coding sequence ATGCTCAAGCTCATTCTCGGCAACAAGGCCTATAGCTCCTGGTCGCTTCGCGGCTGGCTGGCGGCCAAACATTCGGGCCTTCCGTTCGAGGAAGTCGTCGTGCCGCTGTACGACGCCGAATGGGAAGCGCGGCGAGAGGGCGACGAATTCGCGCCGTCATCGGGCAAGGTGCCGATCCTGTGGGACGGCGACGATGTGGTCGTTTGGGACAGCCTGGCCATCATCGAGTTCTTCAACGAGAAGACCGGCGACGACCGCTACTGGCCGACGAACCCGGCCGCACGCGCGATGGCACGGTCGATGGCGGCGGAAATGCACTCCAGCTATGCCGCGCTGCGCCGCAAGCATCCGATGAACGTGCGCCAGGTCTATGAAGCGTCGCGGCCCGACGACGATGTGCTGATCGACCTGACCCGGATCATGGAATTATGGGCTCAGGCCCGCGCGCGTTTCGGCGGCGACGGCGATTTCCTGTTCGGCCAGTGGAGCGCCGTCGACATGATGTTCGCGCCCGTCGTCACGCGCATCATCACCTATTCGCTTCCCGTCGCCCGCTTTGCCACCGGCTATATCGAAGCGGTGATCGCCCACCCGCACATGCAGGACTGGATCGCCGGCGCACAGGAAGAAGACTGGGTGCTGGAGCAATATGAGCGCGAACCGCTGAGCGCCTGA
- the ccmC gene encoding heme ABC transporter permease CcmC: MLHAYANPARFLKIARPLTPLLLVAGLLLVGVGAWAGLMLTPPDYLQGDTVRIIYLHVPAAWLGMGGWSGIAIGSIAYLVWRHPLAALSARACAVPGALFAAVCLMTGSIWGRPTWGTWWQWDGRLTSMLLLFFVYLAYIALTRADAQRGGDGRIPALFGVAGTVLLPIIRYSVVWWNTLHQGQSLTLTKSTIDNSILWPLPLTLAGFTLLFMGIVLMRMRALLAAGKVEARMRRMAAA, encoded by the coding sequence GTGTTGCACGCTTACGCCAATCCCGCCCGTTTCCTTAAGATCGCACGGCCGCTGACCCCGCTGTTGCTGGTGGCGGGGCTGTTGCTGGTCGGTGTGGGCGCGTGGGCGGGGCTGATGCTGACTCCGCCCGATTATCTTCAGGGCGATACCGTCCGCATCATCTATTTGCATGTACCTGCCGCATGGCTGGGCATGGGCGGCTGGTCGGGCATCGCCATCGGAAGCATTGCCTATCTGGTGTGGCGCCATCCGCTGGCGGCGCTGTCGGCGCGCGCATGTGCGGTGCCGGGGGCGTTGTTCGCGGCGGTGTGCCTGATGACCGGCTCGATCTGGGGGCGGCCCACCTGGGGGACGTGGTGGCAATGGGACGGGCGGCTGACGTCGATGCTGCTGCTGTTCTTCGTCTATCTCGCCTATATCGCGCTGACCCGTGCGGACGCGCAGCGGGGCGGCGACGGGCGTATCCCGGCGCTGTTCGGGGTGGCGGGCACGGTGTTGTTGCCGATCATCCGCTATTCGGTTGTGTGGTGGAACACGCTGCATCAGGGGCAGAGCCTGACCCTGACCAAATCGACGATCGACAATTCCATCCTCTGGCCGCTGCCGCTGACGCTGGCGGGCTTTACATTGCTGTTTATGGGAATCGTGCTGATGCGTATGCGCGCGCTGCTGGCGGCAGGTAAGGTGGAGGCGCGGATGCGCCGGATGGCGGCGGCATGA
- a CDS encoding Smr/MutS family protein — protein sequence MAGRRLGPEEAALWARVVATVQPLPGRSRPAPPPAPVAAPPAAAPAKPSRAVPPLPRAKALPKPALRPIGVDLDGGWEKRLSRGLVAPEASLDLHGHTLTSAHAMLDAGLSRAIARGDRVLLLVTGKPPRPEAERPYARGAIRAAVADWIAASRHAERIAAIRQAHPRHGGTGALYIVFRRARGG from the coding sequence ATGGCCGGGCGCCGGCTCGGCCCTGAAGAAGCCGCGCTGTGGGCGCGGGTGGTCGCGACGGTGCAGCCGCTGCCGGGACGCAGCCGCCCCGCGCCGCCGCCCGCGCCCGTCGCCGCGCCGCCCGCCGCCGCCCCTGCGAAACCGTCACGCGCCGTGCCGCCGCTGCCGCGCGCAAAGGCGCTGCCAAAGCCGGCACTGCGCCCCATCGGCGTCGATCTGGATGGCGGGTGGGAGAAGCGGCTGTCGCGCGGGTTGGTCGCGCCAGAGGCCAGTCTCGACCTGCACGGCCATACTCTGACCAGCGCGCATGCGATGCTGGATGCCGGGTTGAGCCGCGCCATCGCGCGCGGCGACCGGGTGCTGCTGCTCGTCACCGGCAAGCCGCCCCGGCCAGAGGCGGAACGCCCCTATGCGCGCGGCGCCATTCGCGCGGCCGTGGCCGACTGGATCGCCGCGTCGCGCCATGCCGAGCGCATCGCCGCCATCCGTCAGGCGCATCCGCGCCATGGCGGGACGGGCGCGCTGTATATCGTGTTCAGGCGAGCGCGCGGCGGATGA
- a CDS encoding Tim44/TimA family putative adaptor protein produces the protein MIAAFLALRLYSVLGKRTGHHQPLPRAAEDGAAVARPQARTIDMPAEAREPQMRAIDSKAEGGVRALIAADSSFDVAQFVDGAKSAYRMILEAFWKGDRETLAWLAEDDVKAAFESAIDEREAAGHTLENRLVAIERATIVDASLEGAVARIAVRFDADIAAVTRDADGNVIAGSLSDAVETHDVWTFSRRLRSDDPNWKLAETDEA, from the coding sequence ATGATCGCGGCCTTTCTGGCGCTGCGGCTTTATTCGGTGCTCGGTAAGCGCACCGGCCATCATCAACCGTTGCCTCGCGCGGCGGAAGATGGGGCCGCCGTCGCGCGGCCACAGGCGCGGACGATCGACATGCCCGCCGAAGCGCGCGAGCCGCAGATGCGCGCCATCGACAGCAAGGCGGAAGGCGGCGTGCGCGCGCTGATCGCCGCCGACTCCAGCTTCGACGTCGCCCAGTTCGTCGACGGCGCCAAAAGCGCGTATCGCATGATCCTGGAAGCATTCTGGAAGGGCGACCGCGAAACGCTGGCATGGCTGGCCGAAGACGATGTGAAGGCCGCATTCGAAAGCGCCATCGACGAGCGGGAGGCTGCCGGCCACACGCTGGAAAACCGGCTGGTCGCCATTGAGCGCGCGACGATCGTCGATGCTTCGCTCGAAGGCGCAGTGGCCCGCATTGCCGTTCGTTTCGACGCGGATATCGCGGCGGTCACACGTGATGCCGACGGCAACGTCATTGCCGGTTCGCTCAGCGACGCGGTCGAGACGCACGATGTCTGGACCTTCTCGCGCCGTCTGCGCAGCGACGATCCGAACTGGAAGCTCGCCGAAACCGACGAAGCGTAA
- the secB gene encoding protein-export chaperone SecB, which produces MDANEQGFDMGAAPNGEDTAPAANVLSQYVKDLSFENPNAPAIYQSQGAPKLDVQFNIGAAQVGEDVHEVVLKVEARGEIDGRVMYLCELSYAGLFGLRNIPAEHLQPFLLGEAPRILFPFARRVLADAVRDGGFPPLLLEPIDFNALYFAQSAAAAEQGQISGDIGNA; this is translated from the coding sequence ATGGACGCAAACGAACAGGGCTTCGACATGGGCGCCGCACCCAATGGCGAGGATACGGCACCGGCCGCCAACGTGCTTTCGCAATATGTGAAGGACCTGTCGTTCGAGAACCCGAACGCACCCGCCATCTATCAGTCGCAGGGCGCGCCCAAGCTGGACGTTCAGTTCAACATCGGCGCCGCGCAGGTCGGCGAGGATGTGCACGAAGTCGTACTGAAGGTCGAAGCGCGCGGCGAGATCGACGGTCGCGTCATGTATCTGTGCGAACTGAGCTATGCCGGGCTGTTCGGCCTGCGCAACATCCCGGCAGAGCATCTGCAGCCGTTCCTGCTGGGTGAAGCGCCGCGCATCCTGTTCCCCTTCGCGCGCCGCGTGCTGGCCGATGCGGTCCGCGACGGTGGTTTCCCGCCGCTGCTGCTTGAGCCGATCGACTTCAACGCGCTGTATTTCGCCCAATCGGCGGCCGCCGCCGAACAGGGTCAGATCAGCGGCGACATCGGCAACGCCTGA
- a CDS encoding DUF202 domain-containing protein: protein MSDEREDLAEDRTDLAEDRTLLAHERSYAGWVRTGMASVGIGLGFNALFGSIEPSWVPRALATAFLAVAAFVFITAERRARRGLARLKSHKVATLQPMRMRLLSWTLVAITGAVAAALWLLSADPG from the coding sequence GTGAGCGACGAGCGGGAGGATCTGGCCGAGGATCGCACCGATCTTGCCGAAGATCGCACGCTGCTGGCGCATGAGCGTAGCTATGCCGGGTGGGTGCGGACGGGCATGGCGTCCGTCGGCATCGGCCTGGGCTTCAACGCGCTGTTCGGCTCGATCGAGCCGTCATGGGTGCCCCGCGCATTGGCGACGGCATTTCTGGCAGTGGCGGCGTTCGTGTTCATCACCGCCGAACGCCGCGCGCGGCGCGGGCTGGCCCGGCTGAAGTCGCACAAGGTGGCAACGCTTCAGCCGATGCGGATGCGGCTGCTCAGCTGGACGCTGGTCGCGATAACCGGCGCCGTCGCCGCAGCACTGTGGCTGCTAAGCGCCGACCCCGGCTAA
- a CDS encoding murein transglycosylase A has product MRGTVGRRFGGLALALLTGACSSTIVPAGVDRGAPPPQRAAPSTTAPTMPGVKVGAPATPIAPVAVVAPPADATSAIAAGWVAGPSITALPIEPAAAERALAAFRTSCPSLQRRTDATGLTRGADWAPACAAAAGADDAARFFRDQFETIQIGEGKAFATGYYEPEIAGSRTRRPGYEVPVYGLPDDLVEVDLTPFASDLAGRKIRGRVEGRRFVPYPDRAAIEQGALAGRGLEIAYAADPIELFFLQVQGSGRLRLPDGGVMRIGYAGQNGRAYTGIGALMRDRGLLAPGQASMQGIMAWLRAHPEEGRAIMRENKSVVFFRELTGPGPLGAMGVPVVGQTSVAADPRFVPLGAPVFLSMDRADANGIWIAQDTGGAIKGANRFDTFWGAGDDARAIAGGMSARGTAFLLVPRGTLARLSTTANGRAPARP; this is encoded by the coding sequence ATGCGCGGGACCGTGGGGCGCCGCTTTGGCGGTTTGGCGCTGGCGCTGCTGACGGGCGCCTGTTCGAGTACGATCGTGCCTGCGGGCGTCGACCGGGGCGCCCCGCCGCCACAGCGCGCCGCCCCGTCCACCACCGCGCCGACGATGCCGGGCGTAAAGGTGGGAGCGCCCGCCACCCCGATCGCGCCTGTCGCCGTTGTTGCGCCGCCCGCCGATGCGACGAGCGCGATTGCAGCCGGATGGGTCGCCGGACCGTCCATCACCGCCTTGCCCATCGAACCCGCCGCGGCTGAGCGGGCGCTGGCAGCGTTTCGCACCAGCTGCCCCTCGCTGCAGCGGCGTACTGACGCCACCGGGTTGACGCGCGGCGCCGACTGGGCGCCCGCCTGCGCCGCTGCGGCCGGAGCCGATGACGCCGCGCGCTTCTTTCGCGATCAGTTCGAAACGATCCAGATCGGTGAAGGAAAGGCGTTCGCCACCGGCTATTACGAGCCCGAAATTGCGGGCAGCCGGACGCGGCGGCCGGGATATGAGGTGCCGGTCTATGGCCTGCCCGACGATCTGGTCGAAGTCGACCTGACCCCCTTTGCCAGCGATCTGGCAGGTCGCAAGATCCGGGGCCGGGTGGAGGGGCGGCGTTTCGTCCCCTATCCCGACCGCGCCGCGATCGAGCAAGGCGCGCTGGCCGGGCGTGGGCTGGAAATCGCCTATGCCGCCGATCCGATCGAGCTGTTCTTCCTTCAGGTTCAGGGTTCGGGCCGTCTGCGCCTGCCCGATGGCGGGGTGATGCGGATCGGTTATGCGGGGCAGAATGGCCGCGCCTATACCGGCATCGGCGCGCTGATGCGCGACCGCGGCCTGCTGGCGCCGGGCCAGGCGTCGATGCAGGGCATCATGGCGTGGCTGCGCGCGCACCCGGAAGAGGGGCGGGCGATCATGCGCGAGAACAAGAGCGTGGTCTTTTTCCGCGAGCTGACCGGGCCGGGCCCACTGGGCGCGATGGGCGTGCCGGTCGTGGGCCAGACCAGCGTCGCCGCCGATCCGCGCTTCGTGCCCCTGGGCGCGCCAGTCTTTCTGTCGATGGACCGTGCCGACGCCAATGGCATCTGGATCGCCCAGGATACCGGCGGCGCGATCAAGGGCGCCAACCGATTCGACACCTTCTGGGGGGCGGGCGATGATGCGCGTGCCATCGCCGGGGGCATGAGCGCGCGCGGCACCGCATTTCTGCTGGTCCCGCGCGGGACGCTGGCGCGGCTTTCCACGACTGCCAATGGCCGGGCGCCGGCTCGGCCCTGA
- a CDS encoding cupin domain-containing protein, translated as MPKLDLDAIPQDNRTGYPPEYADVVQGRLYRRLAPVAGLSDFGASHVVLRPGAWSAHRHWHEGEDELVVMLAGEAVLVEEDGETILRPGDIAAFPKGVANGHVLQNRSEADCVYLAIGRPSDSDCHYPDIDPHLFDGTRFAHRDKTPFE; from the coding sequence TTGCCCAAGCTGGACCTGGACGCAATCCCGCAGGATAACCGCACCGGCTATCCCCCTGAATATGCTGACGTGGTGCAGGGGCGCCTCTATCGTCGCCTCGCGCCCGTCGCAGGGCTGAGCGATTTCGGCGCGAGCCACGTCGTGCTGCGCCCCGGCGCCTGGTCCGCCCATCGCCACTGGCATGAGGGGGAGGACGAACTGGTCGTCATGCTGGCGGGCGAAGCAGTGCTGGTGGAGGAGGACGGGGAGACGATCCTGCGCCCCGGCGACATCGCCGCCTTTCCGAAAGGGGTGGCGAACGGCCATGTCCTGCAAAACCGCAGCGAGGCCGATTGCGTCTATCTCGCCATCGGCCGCCCGTCGGACAGCGATTGCCACTATCCCGACATCGACCCGCACCTGTTCGACGGCACCCGCTTTGCCCATCGCGATAAGACGCCGTTCGAATAG